The genomic stretch AAATTTGAAATATCTACATTATTTTCAGATGGTAAAGATATATCAATTTTCTCTATAACTTTTCTATTAAATATCTTTTGGTAAAAAATAGCTATTCCATAATTATCAAAATAATATATTCCTGAATTCTTTCTTCTTTCAATTTTATATTCTTCTAATTTTTTATTATCTTTCAAATATTTTATTATTTTAGGTAAAGCCTTCTTTATTTCTTCAGCTTCTTCTAAAAAATTACTATCAGTAAGATATAATTTTTTTACAACAAAATGTATCATATGATTTCGAGGGCTTTTTAAGTTTATTATATAATATATATTCAAATTTATATCTGGATATTCTAAACATATATCCAAAACATTATCTTTTTCTATATTAATCTCAATATTTTCTGGAAATGAAAAAGTTTTTACAATCTTTTCTAAAAGTATATTTTCAATTTGGTTAATTCCAGAAGTTTTATTTAAAATAAATTTCATTTTTAATCTCCTAATTATTATTAAAAATATTCTTTAAAGTATCTAATTTTAAAATTTTTCCAATTCCTAAAATATTAGGATTATCTTCATAAGGTAAAGAAATATCTATCCAATCCACTATCTTTTTTCTTCCATATTTTTCAAAAAATATTGTTAAATCTAAATCTTTAAAATAATAATTTCCTGAATATTCATTAGCTTCATATTTATAATTTAAACTTTTATAATTTTCTTCTAAATATTTTTTTATCTTAGAAATTACTTTCTTTGCTTCTTCTCCAACTTTAATATAAATTTTGTCATTAAGATAAAGTTTTTCCAAAACAAATGATAAAGTATGAAACTCTGGAATTTCTTTATCTACATAGTAATAAATATTATAATAAACTGTAAAATCTTTATATTTCAATTCAATATGAATATTATAAGGATCTTTTTCTATTTTTATCTTAATATCTTTAGGATATGAAAATTTTTCAATAACTTCCTTTAATGATATTTTTTCTATTCCATTTATTCCTACCATACTCTCATTTAAAGTATATTTCATTTTTATACCTCTATTATGGAAATTTAAATAGTTCTTACAATACGGAAACCAAAATAACGAAAGTATTCTTTAATATTAATAGCTTGATTGCAACCACGATGAAATATTGCACAATCCTTGTTACCATTGCCCCAAGAACCACCTTTCACTCTCCGATATGTATTAGATAAATCAAAAGCCTTATACATATAAAAATTTCCATTTTTTATATTTTTATAATCTCCATTTTCATCAAACTCTATTGTGTCATAACACCATTCCCAGACATTACCACTACAATCATAAAGTCCTAATTGATTTGACTTTTTTAATCCAACATCTTTTGTTGAGGCTACATCAAATTTTCGAATATTTTCATAATACCAAGCCACCTCATCTATATTATTACTTCCTGAATAAATATAGTTAAATGTTCCTTGCTCTATTGCTTTTTGTCCTCCACTTGCAAACCATTCCCATTCTACTTCTGTTGGTAATCTAAAACCTTCTGTATTTTTAAAGTTTGCTTTATCAGGACTTATTATTTTTTCTCCTGATTCTTTTATCATTAATATTCCCTCTGAACTTTTACTCAATTCATATACAGGTTCTAAACCATATTTTTCACTTAATCTATTGCAATATTTTAAAACCTCCCACCAACTAACAGTCTCAACAGGTCTATTATCCCCTTTAAATCCTGAAGGATTATTTTCCATTACTTCTAGCCACATTTTTTGTGTTGTTGGATATTTACATACTTCTATATCAAAAACTTCCTTTAATTCATTTGCAAAAGATGGCTTGTATTTTCCACCTTTTACTTTTATCATATATTCATCTTCAAAGTTTTTTAGTTCTATATTTCCCATTTCTTGACCTCATTTTTAAAATTTTTTTGTTTTTCCAAAAATTCTTCTATTCTTCTTACCACTCTTGTAGCCTCTTCTATTGAAATTTTATAGCCCCAACATTGATAATCTTCTTCACCTGAAAAAATAAAATGTATCATATAGTGTGGAATATTTTTATATTTTGTTATTCCAAAAAATTTTTTAGATGGTAATTGATGATATTCCATCACATAAATTTCTTTTAAATTTTCAATTTTGAAGAAACTTGTCATAGAAGTTTTTGAGTTTTTTTCAGTATAACTACTTGAAAATCTAATTTGCTTAGTATCTATAAAAATTACTTCATATTTATATTTTTGACATAAAATAGTAAAAATTATATAAGCAAGAGGTGTTACATATATTGGAAATAGTAAAAACATTGAAGGTTCTTTATATATGTATATGAAATAAATCAAAATCATTGTAGAAATAATTATAGTAACTGTTTTTCTTAATTCTTGTTTACAACTTTTAATTATTTCTAATGTATCAATTTTCTCTTTAATTTCTATCTCCATAAATCCATCCCTGATTAAAAGAAAATTATATTGCATTCCACTTCAAACCAAGGTCCTTCTTCATCTTCTCCTTCAATAATATCAAAACTTATTTGACAATCTTCTAAATTTAAAATATATGAATTAGCTTCTTCATCTTTTGAAAAAGTCATTTTCTTATATTTAGTATTTTCTATTCTATCTTTAATATCTTCTCTTTGAGTCACAAGTTCAATTAAATCTTCTTCTAAATCAAAACCTAAATTTATAAAATTTTCATTAATAGTTTTTATTTTCTTTAATAATTTTTCTTCTAACATATTTTCCTCCAAAGTTTTATATAGTTAATATTAAATTGTTCTAACAATACGAAAGCCAGTATTCATTACAATATAAGCAGCAACTTCAAAAGTCCGATAAAGAGTAGTACAACTTTCAGCTGTATGAAGCCATGCCCCTCCTCTAAGTCTTCTATACGCACTGGAAGGATCAAAATTAAAATTTAAAGATTTTTTATTTTCCATCTCTTCTGTGTCATAACACCATTCCCATATATTACCACTACAATCATAAAGTCCTAACTGATTTGGCTTTTTTAATCCTACATCCTGTATAAAATAATTAGAATTCTCAATATACCAAGCTACTTCATCTATATTGTCACTTCCTGAGTATTTATAGTCAAAAGTTCCTTGTTCTATGGCAACTTCTCCACCTCTACAAAACCATTCCCATTCAATTTCAGTAGGCAATCTAAAACCTTCTGTATTTTTAAAGTTTGCCATTTTAGGATTGACAGTTTTTCCTTTTAATTCTTTTATTGTTAATAGTCCTTGCTTACTTTTACTTAAATCATAGACAGGTTCTAAACTATATTTTTCACTTAACTTGTTACAAAATTCTAATGCTTTCCACCAAGTAATATTCTCAGCAGGTTCATTGTCTCCCTTAGCTTCTGAAGAAATAGCTCCCATTACATCAAACCACATCTTTTTTGTTACAAGATATTTAGATACCTCTATGTCAAAAACTATTTTTTCCATCTCTTCAAAAGATGGTTTATATATTCCACCTTTAACTTTTACCATATATTCATCTTCAAAGTTTTTTAGTTCTATCTCTTTATTTTTCATTTCTTCTACCTCATTTAAGAATATATTTTTTGTTTTTCCAAAATTCTTCTTACTACTTTTGTTACTTCTTCTATTGAAATTTTATAGCTCCTGTATTAATTTTCTCTTTAATTTCTACCTCCATAATCTGTACACTCCACTTATTAAACAGACATTGCTCCTACTGCCATTGTCATTATTGTATAAATAGGTACTATTAAAAATAAAATTCCAAATAAAATAAACTTTAAGTAAGAAGTTTTTCTCTTAGAGATTGCTAGAAATAAACCTGTAATTATTAAGATAATATATGCTACTATAATAAAAATATTTATTAGTTCCATTTATTATTCCCCTTTAAAAGAAAATTATATTACTTTCCACTTTAAACCAAGCTCCTTCTTCATCTTCCAAAAAAGTCATTTTTTTATATTTAGTATTTTCTATTCTATCTTTAACAATTTTTCTTCTAACATATTTTCCTCCAAAGTTTTATATAGTTAATTATTAAATTGTTCTAACAATACGGAACCCAACATAGTCATCAGAATCGATAGCTTTAAAATCACCACGATAAAAGGTAGTACAAATCTCATCTGCAAAGTTCCAAGAGCCACCTCTAAGTATTCTATACATAGTGGAAAAATTAAAAGTATATGCAACAGTTTTTATATCTTCTATAAATTTAGTTGCATCATAACACCATTCCCAGACATTACCACTGCAATCATAAAGTCCTAATTGATTTGAATTTTTTAATCCAACCTCTTGTGTTGAAGCATCATCAAATTTTCCAATATTTTCATAATACCAAGCCACCTCATCTATATTATTGCTTCCTGAATATATGTAGTTAAATGTTCCTTGTTCTATTGCTTTTTGTCCTCCACTTGCAAACCATTCCCATTCTACTTCTGTTGGTAATCTAAAACCTTCTGTATTTTTAAAGTTTGCTTTATCAGGACTTACTATTTTTTCTCTTAATTCTTTTATCATTAATGTTCCTTCTGAACTTTTACTCAATTCATATACAGGTTCTAAACCATATTTTTCACTTAATCTATTGCAATATTCTAAAGCCTCCCACCAACTAACAGTCTCAACAGGTCTATTGTCCCCTTTAAATCCTGAAGGATTATTTTCCATTACTTCTAGCCAAATTTTTTGTGTTGTTGGATATTTACATACTTCTATATCAAAAACTTCCTTTAATTCATTTGCAAAAGATGGCTTGTATTTTCCACCTTTTACTTTTATCATATATTCATTTTGAAAATCTTCTAGTCTTTTCATTTTTATCAATTCCTTTTTACAACTTTTTCTATATTATAAAAAATTGGGTTACAACTTGCAACCCAATATTATTTTATATTTCTTTTTCCATAACTATAACTTCTTTTTCAGATTTTTCAAATTTTAAAAATTTTCTTTCAATTTCTTTAAAGTTTTGTTTTTTCCAAAAAGAAAGTCCAATTTCATTATCAACTAATACTGCTATTCTTATTTTCAAAAATTTTTTATCTTTAAATAAATTTTCTAAGTGTCTAAAAATTTTAGTTCCTAAACCTTGTTTTTGTTTATCATTTTTTATTATAAAAAAACCTATAAGAATAGTATCTTTTTCTGGATAATCAGTTAAATAATCAACTACTCCTAATATTTCATTATTAAAAGAAATTAACCTATAATTCTTTTGATTTTTCTGAACTCCATTAGGGATAACCTCTATATCTTCCTCAACATTAGAAATACTTGGAGGATTATCTGATATTTTACTAAAATAATAGTCATTTTTTAGATAAATATTTAATGCTTCATTTTTCAATTCATCATTATTTACAGATATTAATTTAATCATATCCATAGACTATTTCCTTTTAAAAAATTTTATCACAGCTAAAACAAATTTTATTTTTTTAATTTCAAAAGGAAGTTTTTTTAAAGCCTTATCCATAGATAATTCAATTTCTTTTTCTGTCATAAAAATCACCTTTATTCAGGATATTTTTTATTTAATGCTTTTAAAATTGCAAAAGTTTCTAAATCCATTTCTCCAGTTGCATTTTTAGGATTAAAGTGTAATTGGAAAGCATAAACTACATCTTTACTTTCTTTATCCCATTCATCAAATCTATTTATTTCATAGCCATATTTTCTTAGTTCATCTTTTATTTCTCTAATTGAAGTAGCTTTAAATTTTTCTTCATCCATAAAAGTTTGTTTATCTGCTTCATCATACCAAGCACCTATGTTATATTTATCATATAATTCTTTCCAAGGAAATTTTGCTCCTGGATCTTTCTTTCTACTTGGTGCAATATCAGAATGTGCAACTATATTTCTTGCAGGAACATTATATTTTTCTGCAACATATTTTATAATTTGTGCAACCTTTTCTATTTGAATTGGCTTATAATCAACATAGTGATCATAAGGATGATATGGATTAGGGTCAGATATAAATTCTTTTGCTATACCATCACTTACTATTTCAATTCCAACAGAAGTATCATTTATATTTGTTCTTCCTCTAAATGCACTTGCACCTGCATGCCAAGCTCTTTGTTCTAGTGGAACTAAGTTATATATTTTATTATCATCTTCATCTAAAACTAAGAAATGTGAACTTACCTTATTTGTAGTCAATTCTTTTATAGAAGCTGCATTATCTATTGCTGTATAGTGAACAACTATAAATTGAATTCTTTCATTTTTTCCTATTGCCACATAAGAACTTGAATCAACTTGGAATTTCCCCATATTTCTTACTGTTGATTGATTTCTTGAAACACTACTCCCTCTACTGCTACTACTGCTGCTGCTTACAACTTTTTCTGTTGAAGAACAAGCCACCATTAAAAATAACAAACTAATAAATGCTAATATTTTTTTCATAATTTCACCTCAATTATTTATTATAACATATTTATTTATATATGAAAATTAATATTTAGCATTATCATTACATAAATAAAAACCACAAACTGTACTCAATGGACTCATAGCAAAAGCAGGACTTAGTTTTGCTCCTGTTCTTTCACCATCAATTAAATCAAATACAACTTTTTTCAATGAATGATCTGGTAAAATTGGATATCCAACTGCTGGTCTTAAAAATGTTGGAACTATATCCTCTGTTACTCTTGTTTCCATATATTCAGAAGCTGTTTCTGCTATTGCATTACATAATAAAGTTTCAAGTAAACCTAAATATTTATCATCTTTAAATATTTTACTTCCTACTGAAATTACAAAACCACCAACATAATCTTCTTTCTCTATATATTGTGCAAGATTTGGAGAAACTTCAAAAGTCATTCCTTCCATTTCTAAAAATGTTTCAGTTTTTTTACATCTAAAATATCCATAAGCTGCTCTAAATTCAACTTTTTCTTCTATTAATTTTTCATAAATTTTCTTTAAATCATTTAAAGTTTTTTCTTCCTCAGGAGTATTTCTAACTCTTAATGCATACAAAGCAATATCCCATTTTAAAGTATCTTTAAATATTTCAACAGGTAGAGATAAAAATTGTTTTCCTAAAACCTTAGGAATATAACTAACTGTCTTTTTAACTTCTGGTAAAACCTTTTTCTCCTCTGGTTGATCACTATTATTATCCATATATCTCTTAGCTATCTTACGAAGTTGAGTTTGCTTTGTTTCAAGAAAATCTTTTCTTTTTGTAGAAAGCAATTGTGATACTACTGTTATTGTATCCATAGCATCTGTAACATGTAGAGAATAATCATAATTAGGTAGAACTTTTAAACCAGTATGTAATTTAGAAGTTGCTGCTCCTGCAATTAAAACTGGAACTTGCATTCCAACTTTTTGGAATAAATCTGCAACTCTTTCCATTTCTTTTAAAGAAGGACTTATAAGTCCACTTAAAGTTACAACATCTGCATTTATTTCTTTTGCAGTTTCTACAATTTTTTCTCTTGGAACCATAACTCCTAAATCTATAACTTCATAACCATTACATTCTAGAACTGTTCCAACAATATTTTTACCTATATCATGTACATCTCCATCAACAGTTGCCATTAAAATTTTACCCTTTGATGAAGTCTTATCTACTTTTTCTAAATATGGAGTCAAAATATCAACACAATTATTCATAACAGAAGCTGAACGAATAAGTTGTGGTAAATATAGTTCCCCTTGTTCAAATAATCTTCCTATTTCTTGCATTGCAGACATCAATATATTTTCTAAGATTTCAAGTGCCTTATATTTTTTTAATAAATCTCCAATAACTTCTTGTAAAGACTCACTTCCACCTTGAATTAGTGCTTTTCTAATTTTATCTTCAGGAGTTTCTGCAAATATTTGTGCATCTTCTTTTCTCTTAACCAGATTCAATGAAAGTAAGGCTTCCATATCTGTACTATCTCCAAATATAAAAGATTTAATTTTTTCTCTTTCTTCATCTGTCCATTGAGGTGCTTTTTCTTTTGGATTTAAAATAGCAAAATTAAATCCTCTAGGTACTGCTTCTTCCAAGAATATATGATGGAATGCTGCTCTTAAAACATTATTTCCTCTAAAAGCAAAAGATAGGTTACTCAATCCACCAACTACTCCACAACCTTTTAAATTTTCATGTATATAGTCAATAGTTTTTATAAATTCTCTAGCATGGTAACGGTCTGCTTCTTGTCCTGTTCCAACACTTAGAATATTAGGGTCAAATACTATATCATAATTTTTAACTCCTATAC from Fusobacterium hwasookii encodes the following:
- a CDS encoding homocysteine S-methyltransferase family protein encodes the protein MFEFEKELRERILVLDGAMGTVLQKYELTPEDFNGAKGCYEILNETRPDIIFEVHKKYIEAGADIIETNSFNCNAISLKDYHLEDKVYDLAKKSAEIARDAVKQSGKKVYVFGAIGPTNKSLSFPVGDVPFKRAVSFDEMKEVIKVQVAGLIDGGVDGILLETIFDGLTAKAALIATEEVFEEKNVKLPISISATVNRQGKLLTGQSMESLIAALDRDSVTSFGFNCSFGAKDLVPLVIKIKELTTKFVSLHANAGLPNQNGDYVETAQKMRDDLLPLIENQAINILGGCCGTSYDHIRAIAEMVKGQKPRVLPEENLLETCLSGNEIYNFNDKFTCVGERNNISGSKLFRTMIEEHNYLKALEVARQQIDAGAKVLDINVDDGILDSVEEMKNFLRVLQNDSFIAKIPIMIDSSDFAVIEEGLKNTSGKAIVNSISLKEGTEEFLRKAKIIRKFGASIVVMAFDEKGQGVSAERKIEICQRAYDLLKSIGVKNYDIVFDPNILSVGTGQEADRYHAREFIKTIDYIHENLKGCGVVGGLSNLSFAFRGNNVLRAAFHHIFLEEAVPRGFNFAILNPKEKAPQWTDEEREKIKSFIFGDSTDMEALLSLNLVKRKEDAQIFAETPEDKIRKALIQGGSESLQEVIGDLLKKYKALEILENILMSAMQEIGRLFEQGELYLPQLIRSASVMNNCVDILTPYLEKVDKTSSKGKILMATVDGDVHDIGKNIVGTVLECNGYEVIDLGVMVPREKIVETAKEINADVVTLSGLISPSLKEMERVADLFQKVGMQVPVLIAGAATSKLHTGLKVLPNYDYSLHVTDAMDTITVVSQLLSTKRKDFLETKQTQLRKIAKRYMDNNSDQPEEKKVLPEVKKTVSYIPKVLGKQFLSLPVEIFKDTLKWDIALYALRVRNTPEEEKTLNDLKKIYEKLIEEKVEFRAAYGYFRCKKTETFLEMEGMTFEVSPNLAQYIEKEDYVGGFVISVGSKIFKDDKYLGLLETLLCNAIAETASEYMETRVTEDIVPTFLRPAVGYPILPDHSLKKVVFDLIDGERTGAKLSPAFAMSPLSTVCGFYLCNDNAKY
- a CDS encoding formylglycine-generating enzyme family protein → MKNKEIELKNFEDEYMVKVKGGIYKPSFEEMEKIVFDIEVSKYLVTKKMWFDVMGAISSEAKGDNEPAENITWWKALEFCNKLSEKYSLEPVYDLSKSKQGLLTIKELKGKTVNPKMANFKNTEGFRLPTEIEWEWFCRGGEVAIEQGTFDYKYSGSDNIDEVAWYIENSNYFIQDVGLKKPNQLGLYDCSGNIWEWCYDTEEMENKKSLNFNFDPSSAYRRLRGGAWLHTAESCTTLYRTFEVAAYIVMNTGFRIVRTI
- a CDS encoding formylglycine-generating enzyme family protein translates to MGNIELKNFEDEYMIKVKGGKYKPSFANELKEVFDIEVCKYPTTQKMWLEVMENNPSGFKGDNRPVETVSWWEVLKYCNRLSEKYGLEPVYELSKSSEGILMIKESGEKIISPDKANFKNTEGFRLPTEVEWEWFASGGQKAIEQGTFNYIYSGSNNIDEVAWYYENIRKFDVASTKDVGLKKSNQLGLYDCSGNVWEWCYDTIEFDENGDYKNIKNGNFYMYKAFDLSNTYRRVKGGSWGNGNKDCAIFHRGCNQAINIKEYFRYFGFRIVRTI
- a CDS encoding GNAT family N-acetyltransferase; this encodes MDMIKLISVNNDELKNEALNIYLKNDYYFSKISDNPPSISNVEEDIEVIPNGVQKNQKNYRLISFNNEILGVVDYLTDYPEKDTILIGFFIIKNDKQKQGLGTKIFRHLENLFKDKKFLKIRIAVLVDNEIGLSFWKKQNFKEIERKFLKFEKSEKEVIVMEKEI
- a CDS encoding formylglycine-generating enzyme family protein, with the protein product MKRLEDFQNEYMIKVKGGKYKPSFANELKEVFDIEVCKYPTTQKIWLEVMENNPSGFKGDNRPVETVSWWEALEYCNRLSEKYGLEPVYELSKSSEGTLMIKELREKIVSPDKANFKNTEGFRLPTEVEWEWFASGGQKAIEQGTFNYIYSGSNNIDEVAWYYENIGKFDDASTQEVGLKNSNQLGLYDCSGNVWEWCYDATKFIEDIKTVAYTFNFSTMYRILRGGSWNFADEICTTFYRGDFKAIDSDDYVGFRIVRTI
- a CDS encoding N-acetylmuramoyl-L-alanine amidase translates to MKKILAFISLLFLMVACSSTEKVVSSSSSSSRGSSVSRNQSTVRNMGKFQVDSSSYVAIGKNERIQFIVVHYTAIDNAASIKELTTNKVSSHFLVLDEDDNKIYNLVPLEQRAWHAGASAFRGRTNINDTSVGIEIVSDGIAKEFISDPNPYHPYDHYVDYKPIQIEKVAQIIKYVAEKYNVPARNIVAHSDIAPSRKKDPGAKFPWKELYDKYNIGAWYDEADKQTFMDEEKFKATSIREIKDELRKYGYEINRFDEWDKESKDVVYAFQLHFNPKNATGEMDLETFAILKALNKKYPE